gcttgatttgaaaagttctcaaaagttctcgcaaaaaaagtttctcaaaataacttttcactacatatacatacataattaatatatatgtttttgtgttggatatatgatttaaataaaaaataaaacagatGATATGAAAATTGATAATAGAACGGAAGAAGTATCGAACAAAACAAATCTACATTATCTTTGACATGACTTGGTGTACATGTTAGAACCCACGAGTTTATAATATGCAACcaacaaatattatttagtCGACTTGACTCGACTAAATATGATTTTAGGGGTCCAATGTTATTCGGAATAAGCTTTGAGATAACGAGTATTTCATTAGCTAAGTTATGTTTGTGCTAGATTTAGAAAATTTCACCATCAATGGTCTCAATATCGGGCTATACTCTAACTAGCTAATATATCAcctttctttaatttaataatattgaTATGGTGcacgataataataatataatgcacaattataatatatatttatcagaATTTGTGTTTCAATTTCTATGGACATCAGGTGTTACCAAATACCGATGCTCAACTTTCGATTCATGATTGTGTATTTGTATTAAAATAACCAAAGTGAAAAACTCTATGAAATTGCTAGTAAAAAACGCCAACTTATAtaaagtattaaattaaataaacaaaaatgaatCAACGAATACATAGTTTTTCAGATTACATATTAGCCCCACTACTTTCTACACTCAAccaatttctttattttcttcattttataCAATGCTTTTTTGATACCATTTTCCGTGAACTTGCTACACCAAAGTCGAACATGAAGAAGTGGATGGATCAAACATAGCTGGAAGCAAGTATTTCCTCCCATTTGTACCATGTGCATTGTAACTTGCACCCGTAGTCGAATCCACCAACAAATCACCAGCATAGCCTGGATACGCTCCTTTAGCATACACCCCAGGACAAGCAGATGCGGCTTCTAATGGCGCATTGGCATCCCCTTGATAATATCCGTTCCCAAATGGGTTAGTAGCTGTACCTGCCATTAGGCTAGCCAAGTTAATAACCATCCCATCTAGACCCACATCATTGTTGGGTGCAATAAGTGGCGCACTTTGTGGGCCATAGATGGGTTGGTGGAAAGGCCAAGCACATTGGCCTGGACACTGAGTTTCCGAGTTACCAACCCAAATATAAGCaaacttattattttttcttttgccATTAGCAGATTTGGAGAGCCCACTAGACGAGCCATGGGTCCCACATCTGCTAGAGCAAAAACCATCAACCGCCACATCATGCGCCGTCAACACTACATTTATAGCGTCAGCTTGTCCTCCTCTTGCCGCTAATTGAATAAGGTGTTTATCTTTTAAAGTTTTGCCTAATGAGCAATCCGGGTCGGATACTTGTTTACCAAGtttaaatgatggtttgtttgttttggAATAGTACTTATCAGTGGTTTTCCACCACGTAGCAACGGACGGTTCGGTTTCCGATTTGAGTGAAGTCGATGATGATGAGAGGGAGGTCATGAAATCGGTTATAATTGCCTTTTGAGATGGTTTAAAGTTACCATACCAAATGAGGTTGATGGATATTTTACCACTAAGGAGTGCACCATTGTGATATTGCAAAAGAGTGGATGAGTCAGTGACTAACTCAGTGAGTCGTCTAGATGCAAATGACAAGtggaaaatagaaaatacaAGTAAAACTTGTAAGATAAAATGAGTAGAAGAAGCCATTTTTAGGAAGCAAGTGTGGATGATAAAACTCGAGTGGGGgtttaaagtgtttgatgatgaaaatggatgTGAAGGCATGAGGGTTATTTATAGGAGTGAATTGGGGTtactttataaattataatggattttgaaaaattatatattatatattgaataataaaagatattaaattAATGGGTGATTTGTGGGGTGAAGCCGTGAAGGAGCTGCCCATATAAACCTGAAAGAGGCTTCTTCTGCTTTGTACAATGAATGAAGAACTGTCAAATATAGTTgtcattcaaaatttcaaatattatCTCTTCAAAACTAAGAAACACTTCAATAACATACGAGTAGTTAGCAATAATTCTAATTGCTAATAAAGTTTGGATACATCTATTTGCTAGCTAGAAAACAATTTTTTGCACATACAAGTTTTTTCGTGTATAGCTTGATCAAAAAATAGTGGTTAATGAAAAGCTTttgttttaacaaaaatagtttttcaaaaatttgatatCATTAAGTACAAAGACCTTTTTATCAAAGGTTGATAATGTTCAACcctttaaaaaataacttaCTAATTTAACGAGTTATATTTGTCAACATATTAGTCATGTTTTCAAACTACAGTAAAActacctctataaattaatattattgagaccgagatattttattaagttagcgaaatattaatatctatatattcctttataaagcaaattagttttaagtcattaagaacctgataagtctAAAATGCCCCTTACCTTAATACATCTTTCGATACCCACCTCTACAGTTGGACTAAACTATCCCCGAATCTatctcattcttaaaacaaaattccgccgcaatgcgcgggtagTATTATGTTAGAATTGTATTATATCATCTCTACtccttaataaaacaaattctccCCCCTATTAAATATagttgtctttgaaataccttatctgcctttgaacttttttattttatttttcttacgcaactacccaaaatccctaataaagcagCTCGTCTTCCGCCGCATTGCgtgagtaccatgctcgttgatatataaataacttaCTAATTTAAGAGTTTCTACAATTGacatttaaattttcaaaaaaataaaatacaaaaataagttTCGAGACACATTTTTCGTTCATGTTTATTAAAGTTGAGTAGGAATATGAGAATACAATGTTTCAATTCTTTACTTCAATGAggagatttaaaaataatttaatatagatttaaatttCACAGTAAAAACAAGTTATTAAGTATCCATATTTTATTGGACAATTTTAAACTTGAAATAGTTtactaattattaatttatagttttgtcAGAACCAATATTCATAAACTAAACTATTGTATTTTATTCAAtttaaagcttttaaaagcCTTTTTTTATTAGAGTGGaaaatttctttcaaaaaacCTCTCACACattcttatatattttatttggcaaaaatatctttaaaatactaTCATTAGAGATGCTCTtaattgacaaaataaaaagattttaaaagctttttcGAATCAGAGATGTCCTAATGATACCCGACTTTAAAACCATTAATGACACGGAATGTTATGTTACATGTTTATAACCTATAAAAGTTTGGTTCTATTTTATTcaattattatgtatatatatattatattataagacaTTTACATTATACGTTATATTTTAAAAGCATATATTGATAAATGGTAGATGGTGCTAAGTTTTTCTTACTCGGTGTGAAATTAAAGTATCGTGATGGTCATTAGTAATAAAAAATGACTTTGTTCCATATTGTCTTAAGGTGGAATGTAAAGTAAAAATGACACCTTATAAATTTAGAAGACATGTCATTGTTTGTTACTACTATATTGGTGATTGCTGAATAACTAGATATCAGtcagaagaaattttttttgaaaattacaaaaaattgaGAAATCATCTTACAAGAAAAAACTCAAGgaaatgttataaattaatatctACACTGTTGCATTGTGCATATACATAGCTCGCTAAAGTATAAACACAACATAAAATATGTACAATAATtgtttgattttccattttgaGAAAGAAGTACATTTTGAAGTGTATAATAAGTAACAATTGCATAAATGGAGTAACATATCATGACTGGAGAGGGGAGTAAGGTGGGGTGTGGGCATCATATGAAGGCGTTTAATTGAAGGAGCGTGAAGAAGCTTCAATATTTCCAactaaacaacaaaatatattacAGCTTATTTACAGCAATCACTACTTCATATAGTAGCACATTAATTGGACGAAAATGACCTCACTTTGAGGTCAATTACTAACAAAAAGGGGACAACGGTAAATATCAGGAGGTAAAATCATTCGCATTGCTATAAAGCCTTTATGACGTTTTAATCTTGATAcacaatataaattataaagccTATATAACGTTTTCATCTTGATACACAACTTTTATAGATAGACTAGAAGGATATTGAGTACGACGAAAACggtgttggaaattttatgtattttattatttgatatgtttaaataatataacataatttaTTCAAGTGAATAGATATGTAATAAGGAGTTGAAAGTGTATTAGACTAATGTAAGTTTgtcccatattggaaaaaggTATAAACATTAAGTGTGTTTACAAAGAGGAGTGttggaggaattataattccttatgaggggctacaccccaagtggCCAAGGAAGGTGTGATGCCCCCAACGCACCTGGGGCCGTGGGCGATGAGGTGTAATGTGACGTTTTAGTGGCGTACTTTTGCTGAAATTTGTGCTCAAAATGGTATTATACATGAGTAAACAGCTCCttataccccacaacaaaatgacATTGACAATCGAACtcttaaagagatgatgaatgACATGTTAATAAGCTCAGATTTAGGCCAAGACATGTAGGGAGATGTCGTTTTATCGGCAAACTATCTTTTGAACAAAATTCCtttcaagaaaaaggatgtTACATCTTATAAGTTATGTTTAATAGAAAACCATCCTATAAATTCTTGAAAGTGTGGGGGTGTCTAGCAAAAGTGGCGGTTCCATCACCAAAGGTTCAAAAGATAGGACCAAAAATTGTTGATTGTGTATTCATAGGATATGCTCAGCATGGTAGCGATTGTGAATCCTCAAATCTTGCTGAACATAGTAGTGCATATCGGTTTCTAGTACATGAGTCTAAGAATCCAGAAATACACAAAAACAGTATACTTGAGTCGAAAAATGCATCATATTTTGAGGATGTGTTTCCTTGTTTGGACAAAGGAAAAGCTACTACATCAACTCCAGTTGATAAGATTGTTCGAGATGAGCATCAAGAACAAATAGAAGATGAAGAAGTAGAACCGCGAAGAAGCAAAAGGCAAAAGATTGAAAAATCTTTCAGGCCTGATATTGTTTCTTATATGATTATGAGTGAACCTCAAACATATAATGAAACGGTTACTTCTCAAGAAGCGCCTCAATGGAAAGAAGCCATCAAGAGTGAAATTGATTCTATTTTGCAGAATCATACTTGGAAACTAGTTCATCTTCCACCTGGTTGTAAATCACTTGAACATCGTTGGATAttcaaaaaaaagatgaaagctGATGGCTCTATTGATAAGTACAAGGCAAGGCTTGTAGTCAAAGGATACAGACAAAAGAAAGATCTTGATTACTTTGATACATATGCGCCTGTAACTCGAGTAACTTCGATCAGATTGGTGCTTGCGATTGCAACATTCAGAAATTTGGAAATacatcaaatggatgtaaaaacagtCTTTCTCAATGGTAAGCTAGATGAAGAAATATACATGGAACAACCTAAGGGTTTTTCCGCTCCTGGCCAGGAGGACAAGGTTTGTAAACTTGTCAAATCGTTGTATGGATTgaaacaagctcccaaacaatGACACCAAACTTTTGATCAAGTTATGCTCAACAATGGTTTTAAGATCAATGGGTGTGACAAATGTGTTTACGTGAAGGACATATCTAATTGATATGTGATACTTTGtctatatgtcgatgacatactCATTGTGGGTAGTGATGATAGTATGATCAGATCTACCAAAGATATGTTGAGAGTGAGATTTGACATGAAAGATATGGGTTTAGCATATGTCATTCTTGGAAAGAAAATTACTCGAACCTAATATGGTATAGTGTTAAGTCAATCTTACTATGTGGACAAGATCCTTGAGAAATTCAGTCCCGAGGACTCAAGAGTTGCTCGATCTCCAATAGATACCACACAACATTTATTGAAGAATAGAGGTGAAGGTATTGCTCAATTGGAGTACTCAAAGGTAATTGGCAGCCTAATGTATCTCATGACCGGTACTAGACCAAACTTAGCCTATGCTGTTAATAGGCTAAGTAGATATACTAGTAATCCTAGTTCGGAATGTTGGAAGGCTATGACTAGGTTACCAAGATACTTGAGATATACAAGGAATTATAGGCTGCATTTTGGCAGAGATTTAGGTGTATTAGAAGGATAGAGTGATGCTAATTGGATATCCGATATAAAAGATTCTAAATCCACAAGTGGAtatgtatttactcttagaggaGCAACTATAACTTGGAAATCCTCCAAGCAAACGCTCATTGCTAGATCCATGATGGAATCTGAATTTATAGCATTGGATAATGTTGGAGAAGAAGCAGAATGGCTACGACATTTCTTGGAATATGTTCCAAGATGGCCAAAGCCTCTTACGGCTGTTTGCATACATTATGATTGCCAATCGACTATTGATAGATATCAAAGTACAATGTATAATGGtaaatcaagacatattcgttGTAGGCATAATAGTATACGACAACTGCTCACAACATGGGTTATCATGATTGACTATGTAAGGTCAAAAGATAACATCGCGGATCCGCTAACTAAAGGTTTAGGAAGTGAGGTAGTTTATAAGTCGTCAAGAGAAATGGGGCTAAATCCCATTGAGTAAATTTATACGAAGGAAAACCTAACCTAGAAGTAAATGGAGATCCCATGATCTAGGTTCAATAGGACAACCTAATTGTACAAATGGAGGAGGTCACTGTGGGTGATCACCCCAAAACAACTAAGGGAGTTTGCGGTCACTGTGGGGGGGAGAAGCCACCACAATAAAGTGAGCTACAAGTTTCCTAGCCCATTCCTATATCAAATTAGTGATATCATAGAGGTTAAGCACATAACTTTTAATGATTGTGAGCAATCATCTATGTTAGAGAGATGTGTGGTCACTTCGAATGGAATTGTGGGGGCGCAATTCCTAGGGCTCTCGCAGAACTAGTATAGTGTTCCATGACCATAACGGACACGAAAGTGAGGGGTTAACCAGACTAGGGAAAGTATTGTGTGATGTGTAATAACGTCTACCTAAAAAGGAGTTAGTTCAAAGATATCAAGTACTACTAACTGCTAAGAGACTAAGTACACTCACAAAGAAAAGTTCAAAGGGTAAAACTTACGTCTTCTGCAATACTTGACTGTCAGAATTTATCTTTATAACCATATCTATTGgggattgttggaaattttatgtattttattatttgatatgtttaaataatataacataaaatatttacGTGAGTAGATATGTAATAAAGAGTTAAAAGTGTATTTAACTAATGTGAGTTTGTCACACATTGGAAGAGGTATAAAtattaagtgtgtttataaGGAGGAATGATGgtggaattataattccttataagagGCTATACCCCAAGTGGGAAATGAAGGTGCGAAGCACACGACGCACCTGTGCCCGTGTCTGAGACCAGGGTCGTGGGCAATGAGGCGTAATGTGGCGTTTTAGTGGCGTACTTTGCATTTAGCACGCTCGCATCGCCGCAAGCCGCTTAGAGCCGCCTTTGTTTTTGGCTGGCTCAACTTGGATCGTTTTTTGGCTCCTACAACTCTGTGGATTACACTTGTTGTTGCTTGGTGTAACTTGCTTAGGAGTTGCCACCTGTTGCAACATGTGTAACAACCTGTTGCAAACTACTTATATGCTGAAGTAGTGATCAACAACAACACAACAACACTAACACTTCAGACTGGATTTAGATCAACACTTCCTCTCCTTCACTTCACTTTTATCAGTTCTTGAAGGTATATTCCGAGTTGTAGGTTAACTCCGGCAGTACATACTGCTTAGGCTGTTGTACCCTGGGAAACTGACGGGTTCACTTGGGTGGCCCGAAATTAGTTTTATGGGACTTCTGTTAAACAGAATCCTCAGCCCGTTTTAGCTTCTTCTTTCCTGTTTTATGTTTCTGCtttatttctttcttgtattgtttagttagctgttattttacttgtaatattttgttgtaattcgaatgtatcatcaataaaatgttattttcttgATTGGTATTTTTACAAACGGTGCTCGTGGCGGTGATGTAgattgtgatggtggtggtgatgtagATTGTGATGGTGGTGACGACTGCCGGTGATAGTAACGACAACGAGTCGTGTAGGCAatcaatgtaaatatataattataaaagggGTAATGTACTTCATCAttatgtaataataaataattaaattataatttaacagTATTTAAGTACTTGTAAATGATAAATTACAATTCTTTATATAGAGTAAATTTGGCTTACTCTCTAAACATAAAGAAGAATGAAAGTGAGTCTTATTTCATTCACTTCTGTAGAAGAGCTTATAAAAAGATAGCATCGTAGATGACCTAAGCAATACAAAACTCATTTATATGGACTCGATTTATTGAGAATCCAAATTGTGGAAAAGAATGGTTGAAAGTCTACATTGTTCATGTATTATGGTGTTTGACTGATCGACTTTTATTGTATCAATTATATCTGAAGTCAAAtatgaataaagaaaaaaacataaaaaggttAAACCCCAGAAAGAAACAAGCCGGAAAACACGATTAAATAGCAAAATCAATCTCAAATTAAAGAGTTAAAACTCGTgttttattactatatatatatatatatatatatatattttcttgagaAATTCATTTCgataagaagaaaaaattaaatCCATTCACAAAAAATGGATGCGTTTGATTTCAACCCACCAACGTTTGacaattgatataaattattcTAGATTTAATGACTCAAAGTTCATCTTATAATTCTACCTTAAGAAGTGTTTTTAACAAGAACCATAATATGGATTTGCTACTAGTGTTTTCAGGCACTAGTTATCGTGCATTTAATGAAGTCCAATTTTTCTAATGTAAACCCAAC
The Erigeron canadensis isolate Cc75 chromosome 2, C_canadensis_v1, whole genome shotgun sequence DNA segment above includes these coding regions:
- the LOC122587275 gene encoding protein PHOSPHATE-INDUCED 1-like: MASSTHFILQVLLVFSIFHLSFASRRLTELVTDSSTLLQYHNGALLSGKISINLIWYGNFKPSQKAIITDFMTSLSSSSTSLKSETEPSVATWWKTTDKYYSKTNKPSFKLGKQVSDPDCSLGKTLKDKHLIQLAARGGQADAINVVLTAHDVAVDGFCSSRCGTHGSSSGLSKSANGKRKNNKFAYIWVGNSETQCPGQCAWPFHQPIYGPQSAPLIAPNNDVGLDGMVINLASLMAGTATNPFGNGYYQGDANAPLEAASACPGVYAKGAYPGYAGDLLVDSTTGASYNAHGTNGRKYLLPAMFDPSTSSCSTLV